In the Shewanella sp. OMA3-2 genome, one interval contains:
- a CDS encoding MFS transporter, which produces MASNGLSGMEKKVAFSLASVFGLRMMGLFMIMPVFALYGQHLEGFSPLWVGIAIGAYGLTQAMLQIPMGILSDKYGRKPIIMAGLVVFAIGSLIAASSDHIYGVVFGRAIQGMGAIAAAVLALAADLTRDEQRTKVMAVIGMCIGFSFALSLLLGPLVAQHLGLTGIFLLTAVLAVVGIVIVQFLVPNPISQAPKGDTLAAPAKLKKMLLDPQLFRLDAGIFILHLVLTAVFVALPLDLVDAGLVKEKHWMLYFPAFIGAFFLMVPLIIIGVKKNNTKTMFQISLLLMMASLGAMGIFADNLWVLSGAVVLFFTGFNYLEASLPSLIAKFCPVGDKGSAMGVYSTSQFLGAFCGGMLGGGAYQLVGASGVFFVALGLMTLWLFLTLGMAKPVLLKSYTLEANIKDRPHAQTMATQLSNLTGVAEAIVVLEDKVAYLKVNDDFNLSEARAVLGSVN; this is translated from the coding sequence ATGGCCAGTAATGGGCTGTCGGGCATGGAAAAAAAGGTCGCGTTTTCGTTAGCCAGTGTATTTGGTTTACGGATGATGGGGCTATTTATGATCATGCCGGTATTTGCGTTATATGGACAACATCTTGAAGGCTTTTCACCGCTTTGGGTTGGTATTGCCATTGGTGCCTATGGACTTACCCAAGCCATGTTACAAATTCCTATGGGTATACTGTCTGATAAGTATGGTCGTAAACCGATTATTATGGCTGGGTTAGTGGTATTTGCCATTGGCAGCTTAATTGCCGCATCATCTGATCATATTTATGGCGTAGTGTTTGGCCGAGCTATTCAAGGAATGGGCGCCATAGCTGCGGCTGTTTTAGCGCTTGCCGCTGACTTAACCCGTGATGAGCAGCGTACCAAAGTGATGGCTGTTATTGGTATGTGTATTGGTTTTTCCTTTGCACTGTCTCTTTTGCTTGGTCCTTTAGTCGCACAACACCTTGGCTTAACGGGTATCTTTTTATTGACGGCAGTATTAGCCGTTGTCGGTATTGTGATTGTGCAATTTTTGGTGCCAAACCCAATAAGTCAGGCACCAAAAGGTGATACTTTAGCGGCACCCGCCAAACTTAAAAAAATGCTGTTAGACCCACAGTTGTTTCGTTTAGATGCAGGTATTTTTATTTTGCATTTGGTGCTAACTGCGGTGTTTGTTGCATTGCCATTAGATTTGGTCGATGCAGGCTTAGTGAAAGAAAAACATTGGATGTTGTACTTTCCCGCGTTTATCGGCGCATTCTTTTTGATGGTGCCATTGATCATCATAGGGGTGAAGAAAAATAATACCAAAACCATGTTTCAAATTTCGCTGTTACTGATGATGGCATCTTTAGGTGCTATGGGTATTTTTGCTGATAATTTATGGGTATTAAGTGGTGCAGTGGTACTATTTTTTACCGGTTTTAACTATCTTGAAGCTTCATTACCTAGCTTGATCGCCAAGTTTTGCCCTGTGGGCGATAAAGGCTCTGCGATGGGGGTGTATTCTACCAGTCAGTTCTTAGGCGCATTTTGTGGTGGTATGTTAGGCGGTGGAGCTTACCAATTAGTCGGTGCCTCTGGGGTATTTTTTGTGGCGTTAGGGCTAATGACATTGTGGCTATTTTTGACTTTAGGTATGGCTAAGCCAGTGCTGCTAAAAAGTTATACCCTTGAAGCAAATATAAAAGATAGACCCCATGCACAAACAATGGCCACACAGTTATCAAACTTGACCGGTGTAGCCGAAGCAATAGTGGTACTTGAGGACAAGGTCGCCTATTTAAAGGTGAATGACGATTTCAATTTAAGCGAAGCCAGAGCTGTGTTAGGCTCTGTCAATTAG
- a CDS encoding single-stranded DNA-binding protein produces MASRGVNKVILVGNLGKDPEVRYMPNGNAVANFTVATSESWKDQQGQLQERTEWHNIVMYRRLAEVAGEYLKKGSKVYLEGKLQTSKWQDQTTGQDRYKTEINAMEMQMLDSRNSGAGQDNTQYDQAPQQRAPQAPRPAAQPQYNQAGANQGSSQDSHQSSAGGYQQAPAQGGYTQQNKPAPQQAAYAPKPQAPQGNYQPQQNAAPAQRPAPQPAQNFTPDLDEGWDDDIPF; encoded by the coding sequence ATGGCCAGTCGTGGTGTGAATAAAGTCATTTTAGTGGGTAACTTAGGTAAAGATCCTGAGGTACGTTACATGCCAAATGGTAATGCCGTTGCCAATTTTACTGTCGCGACAAGTGAGTCGTGGAAAGACCAACAAGGTCAACTACAAGAACGAACGGAATGGCATAACATTGTTATGTACCGTCGTTTAGCTGAAGTGGCTGGCGAGTACCTTAAAAAGGGCTCTAAGGTTTACCTTGAAGGAAAATTGCAAACCAGTAAGTGGCAAGACCAAACTACCGGTCAAGACCGTTATAAAACTGAAATCAATGCGATGGAAATGCAGATGCTTGATAGCCGCAATAGCGGTGCAGGCCAAGATAATACTCAATACGATCAAGCGCCACAGCAACGTGCTCCACAAGCACCACGCCCAGCGGCTCAACCTCAGTACAATCAAGCGGGTGCTAACCAAGGTTCAAGCCAGGATAGTCATCAAAGTTCAGCTGGTGGTTACCAACAAGCGCCTGCTCAAGGTGGCTATACTCAGCAAAATAAGCCAGCACCACAGCAAGCTGCTTATGCGCCTAAGCCACAAGCACCGCAAGGTAATTATCAGCCTCAGCAAAATGCAGCACCGGCACAGCGCCCTGCACCGCAACCTGCACAAAACTTTACTCCTGATTTGGATGAAGGTTGGGATGATGATATTCCATTCTAA
- a CDS encoding glycosyltransferase family 9 protein — MMEKILFIRHDKIGDFILTWPAFYILKKALPNTRIEVFVAPVMKSFALTCPYIDDVVVDTGDDAQLVEQIKANNYDAVIVSHSDLRIYRLLIKAAIPYKIAPNHGWFQYFYPHRANTQYKKGEPCWRGSYMLAEQFLNNHQIAIPALPAQLWDVNSEREQWRKYYQQQNDEKLIFIHPGTGGSSGSLPVEHFAQLIKQIDQLTKTDCRFVLTYNGDEKALALNIQSMLSKTKIKVELATPLKSLADFARSIVAADMFIAGSTGPLHIAGLHNIPTVGFYAGRRSQPKVKWQTLTEQAKRLAFTPPVGRRTGRNMALVDIDKAAEDISEFLNRHYAK; from the coding sequence ATGATGGAAAAAATTCTGTTCATTCGTCATGACAAGATTGGAGATTTTATTCTCACATGGCCTGCTTTTTATATCTTGAAAAAAGCGCTGCCTAATACGCGCATTGAAGTGTTCGTGGCACCAGTGATGAAAAGCTTTGCGCTGACTTGTCCTTATATTGACGATGTGGTGGTAGATACCGGCGATGATGCTCAATTAGTCGAGCAAATTAAGGCGAACAATTATGATGCCGTTATCGTGTCGCATTCTGACTTACGTATTTATCGTTTATTAATCAAAGCGGCTATTCCATACAAAATTGCACCTAATCATGGCTGGTTTCAATACTTTTACCCCCATCGCGCTAACACCCAATATAAAAAAGGGGAGCCTTGTTGGCGTGGTAGCTACATGTTGGCGGAGCAATTTCTAAATAATCATCAAATAGCGATACCTGCGTTACCGGCTCAATTATGGGATGTTAACTCTGAACGTGAGCAGTGGCGAAAGTACTATCAGCAACAAAATGATGAAAAGTTGATCTTCATTCATCCTGGTACTGGTGGATCATCGGGTAGCTTACCGGTTGAGCATTTTGCTCAACTTATCAAACAAATTGATCAGCTTACAAAAACAGACTGCCGATTTGTATTAACTTACAACGGTGATGAGAAAGCACTGGCGCTTAACATTCAATCTATGTTGAGTAAGACTAAAATTAAAGTTGAGCTAGCGACCCCACTGAAAAGTTTGGCTGATTTTGCCCGTTCAATCGTGGCTGCCGATATGTTTATCGCGGGTTCAACTGGGCCACTGCATATTGCTGGGTTGCATAATATTCCGACGGTAGGTTTTTATGCTGGGCGACGATCTCAACCCAAAGTGAAATGGCAAACATTGACAGAGCAAGCTAAAAGGCTGGCATTTACGCCACCTGTTGGCCGCCGTACAGGCCGAAATATGGCCTTAGTTGATATTGATAAAGCGGCTGAAGATATCAGTGAATTTTTAAATCGACATTATGCTAAATAA
- the rfaD gene encoding ADP-glyceromanno-heptose 6-epimerase gives MIVITGAAGFIGSNLVKTLNQLGRTDIIAVDDLTDGTQMFNLADCEIADYLDKDAFLAQVKSGQLGYEVEVIFHQGACSSTTEWNGKFMMENNFEYSKTLLHFCQANNVQFIYASSASVYGGSETFVEKREVEKPLNVYAYSKFLFDQYVRQQELTTQVAGLRYFNVYGPREQHKGGMASVAFHFNNQIKANGVCRLFAGVDGYGDGLQLRDFVFVEDVVQVNLWLWKNAKVSGIFNCGTGKAQSFNDVANAVIDYHGKGKIEYIPFPDKLKGAYQSYTQADLTQLRAVGCQHQFKTVEQAVPEYLDWLKSQHFIGQ, from the coding sequence ATGATCGTAATTACTGGAGCCGCAGGCTTTATTGGCAGTAACTTAGTTAAGACATTAAATCAATTAGGCAGAACCGATATTATTGCGGTAGACGATTTAACTGATGGCACCCAAATGTTCAATTTGGCAGATTGCGAAATTGCTGACTATTTAGATAAAGATGCCTTTCTTGCTCAAGTAAAATCAGGCCAGTTAGGTTATGAAGTTGAGGTGATTTTTCATCAAGGTGCTTGTTCATCCACCACCGAGTGGAACGGCAAGTTTATGATGGAAAATAACTTCGAATACTCAAAAACCTTACTGCATTTTTGCCAAGCTAATAATGTGCAGTTTATCTATGCATCATCCGCATCGGTATACGGTGGCAGTGAAACTTTTGTTGAAAAACGTGAAGTGGAGAAGCCACTGAATGTGTATGCCTATTCTAAGTTTTTATTTGATCAATATGTCCGTCAGCAAGAGTTAACCACACAAGTGGCGGGATTACGTTACTTCAATGTGTATGGCCCGCGTGAACAACATAAAGGCGGTATGGCCAGTGTGGCATTCCACTTTAATAATCAAATAAAAGCCAATGGTGTGTGTCGTTTATTTGCTGGTGTTGATGGTTACGGCGACGGCCTGCAATTGCGTGATTTTGTGTTTGTTGAAGATGTGGTACAGGTGAATTTGTGGTTATGGAAAAATGCCAAAGTATCAGGTATTTTCAATTGTGGAACCGGTAAAGCCCAAAGTTTTAATGACGTGGCTAATGCGGTAATTGACTACCATGGCAAAGGTAAGATTGAGTACATTCCGTTCCCAGACAAGCTAAAAGGTGCATACCAGAGTTACACTCAAGCTGATTTAACCCAGCTTCGTGCGGTAGGCTGCCAACACCAATTTAAGACAGTAGAACAAGCTGTGCCTGAGTATTTAGATTGGTTGAAATCACAGCACTTTATTGGGCAGTAA
- a CDS encoding glycosyltransferase, with protein sequence MKKAIFTLAIGDSNPMYNAALLGFKLYAEKVGADLIVSDQFHYPINIENPQHTASPAWTEKLYIKELLKQYDRVLYVDADIIITPHAKDIFEQYDDLETIYMFNEGALLERQPVLDKIFTIKGPVANWPQVNGRPVYFNLGCMLISNQSKLFDIATLEDLQQVCNHIKYYEQTYINYLIQRDGLKYQSIDAEFNRMDVLGQDGYRDASFIHYAGRGYTNSSLKREVRFVNDFCELNQDLIASETLAQIKQSGWQLFINKAHKRYKLPKFIVNYLAKKFVTI encoded by the coding sequence ATGAAAAAGGCTATTTTTACGCTGGCGATTGGTGATAGCAATCCAATGTATAACGCAGCGCTACTTGGGTTTAAACTTTATGCTGAAAAAGTGGGCGCTGATCTGATTGTTTCAGATCAATTTCATTACCCGATCAACATAGAAAACCCTCAGCATACGGCAAGCCCAGCTTGGACCGAAAAGCTCTACATCAAAGAGTTGCTAAAACAATACGATCGAGTTCTGTATGTCGATGCTGATATTATTATCACTCCGCATGCAAAGGATATTTTTGAACAATATGATGACCTCGAAACCATTTATATGTTCAACGAAGGTGCTTTGTTAGAGCGCCAGCCTGTACTCGACAAAATATTTACCATAAAAGGACCCGTCGCTAACTGGCCACAAGTTAATGGCCGTCCAGTATATTTTAACCTGGGCTGCATGTTGATATCGAATCAAAGCAAATTATTCGACATCGCTACTTTAGAGGACTTACAGCAGGTTTGTAACCATATTAAATATTATGAGCAAACTTACATCAATTACCTTATTCAGCGAGACGGGTTAAAGTATCAAAGCATTGATGCAGAATTTAACCGCATGGATGTGCTAGGGCAAGATGGTTATCGCGATGCTAGCTTCATTCATTATGCTGGGCGTGGGTATACTAACTCTTCTTTGAAGCGTGAAGTGCGATTTGTGAATGACTTTTGTGAATTGAATCAAGATCTGATTGCCAGTGAAACATTAGCGCAGATTAAGCAAAGCGGTTGGCAGCTTTTTATAAATAAAGCCCATAAACGCTATAAGCTGCCTAAATTTATAGTGAACTATCTTGCTAAGAAATTTGTCACTATATAG
- a CDS encoding glycosyltransferase family 25 protein — protein sequence MLKYKVFVINLNRSPKRLEAISAQLHQQGIPFERIEGVDGATLTAEQIEAVSPRLLAQKSYHRDLGKGEIGCSLSHKRAWQKIIDDDVDFAFVLEDDIGLEDNFADVVNLMANLPHANWDFIKLYPLRRGGGSNIRDSFDYQGHQFVSYHKFPISAVAQVISKQGAKSLLKNMPYIVEPVDGHIKSWWSLGIYPFGLIPYCVSVDLAGLSDINPVGNLEKMPQRKLTKLRLNWSRAFKRMLVTPSLDKHFNQFKDSLK from the coding sequence TTGCTTAAATATAAAGTCTTTGTCATTAACCTTAATCGCTCGCCAAAGCGGTTAGAGGCCATTTCTGCTCAGTTACACCAGCAAGGCATTCCTTTTGAGCGTATTGAAGGGGTGGATGGTGCCACATTAACTGCTGAACAAATTGAAGCCGTTTCGCCACGCTTATTAGCGCAAAAAAGCTACCACAGAGATTTAGGTAAGGGCGAAATTGGGTGTTCACTGAGTCATAAGCGTGCTTGGCAAAAAATTATCGATGATGATGTTGATTTCGCATTTGTGCTTGAGGATGACATTGGTTTAGAAGACAACTTCGCTGACGTGGTTAATTTAATGGCAAACTTGCCCCATGCTAATTGGGACTTTATTAAATTGTATCCACTACGTCGTGGTGGCGGTAGCAATATTAGAGATTCATTTGATTATCAAGGCCACCAATTTGTAAGCTATCATAAGTTTCCGATAAGCGCGGTTGCGCAGGTGATTAGCAAGCAAGGTGCTAAGTCGCTATTAAAAAATATGCCTTATATTGTTGAACCAGTGGATGGACATATTAAATCGTGGTGGTCATTGGGTATATATCCATTTGGACTCATCCCTTATTGTGTGTCAGTCGACTTAGCAGGGCTTTCAGATATCAACCCTGTGGGTAATTTAGAGAAAATGCCGCAACGTAAGCTCACAAAACTGCGTTTGAATTGGTCTAGAGCCTTTAAACGTATGCTAGTGACACCATCATTAGATAAGCATTTTAACCAGTTTAAAGATAGTTTGAAGTAA
- a CDS encoding glycosyltransferase family 9 protein, which translates to MSGLISHQQLLNAKKVLYMTHLAIGDFVYQGVWLSALKAKYPHLIIDIWFDDCRRSPHEWAGGRNQILTEWINAIGDFGDIYPIVSNIAEREQYITKAQQQDYDVIVFVGKNRSTQYAKLARTISKKAFSVATTSGANFFSNWLYFNKLTGVVSYDDIADATQHITELYAECFKQLLGLTTSDLVSGYTQLMIQPEDKYTQQAQQLIDDLTGKDSTKLICFMNHLSTADKKDYPWEQLKTVMLSLAQQYPQVVFIINTPPNKLMSVRQDVEADTELLALKIQVFTALENFFQLPALMAKCDFCLSVDTATAHLAVSMKVPQVTIMASDFKLWQPLGDSLILEGSGKASSVSTDAVIDACKIQLNKRIN; encoded by the coding sequence GTGAGCGGATTAATCAGCCATCAGCAGCTACTTAATGCTAAAAAAGTGCTTTATATGACCCACTTGGCCATAGGTGATTTTGTCTATCAAGGTGTTTGGTTATCTGCGTTAAAAGCGAAATACCCCCACTTAATCATTGATATTTGGTTTGACGATTGTCGACGTAGTCCACACGAATGGGCGGGTGGGCGTAATCAAATTTTAACCGAGTGGATCAATGCCATTGGTGACTTTGGTGATATATATCCAATTGTGTCCAATATTGCTGAGCGTGAGCAATACATTACCAAAGCTCAGCAACAAGATTATGATGTAATTGTATTTGTGGGTAAAAATCGTTCGACTCAGTATGCTAAGTTAGCGCGCACTATTTCGAAAAAAGCATTCAGTGTTGCGACTACCAGTGGGGCAAACTTTTTCAGTAACTGGTTATATTTCAATAAACTAACTGGGGTGGTTAGTTACGATGACATTGCTGACGCTACCCAACATATTACAGAGTTATATGCTGAGTGTTTCAAGCAGCTTTTAGGGTTAACCACATCTGATTTAGTGTCTGGCTATACCCAGTTAATGATCCAGCCGGAAGATAAATATACCCAGCAAGCTCAGCAACTTATTGATGATTTAACTGGCAAAGATAGTACAAAACTTATTTGTTTTATGAATCACCTATCGACTGCTGATAAGAAAGATTATCCCTGGGAACAACTAAAGACGGTTATGTTGTCATTAGCTCAGCAGTATCCACAAGTGGTATTTATCATTAATACCCCGCCTAATAAGTTAATGTCAGTCCGGCAGGATGTAGAGGCTGATACAGAATTACTAGCGTTAAAAATTCAGGTTTTTACTGCGTTAGAAAACTTTTTTCAATTACCCGCCTTAATGGCAAAATGTGATTTTTGTTTGAGTGTAGATACCGCAACGGCACATTTGGCTGTGAGTATGAAAGTACCCCAAGTGACTATTATGGCGAGTGATTTTAAACTTTGGCAGCCATTAGGTGACAGTCTGATTTTAGAGGGGTCAGGCAAAGCCAGTTCAGTGTCTACTGATGCTGTTATTGATGCCTGTAAGATTCAATTGAATAAGCGTATAAACTAA
- a CDS encoding substrate-binding periplasmic protein, whose amino-acid sequence MAKISPIITEAYMLITVILRTAFILIICCFPVSAKTIHIASDVWCPYICDTQPGYLVEIVQRAFETQGEHVIFVPMPFNRALKEAQAGHIDAVLAVSKSIAIEQSLLTGETIVGEISNDFFTVHNNPWIYEKLSDLSSQSIAVIKGYDYGEVLASYLSNNQQVYWAVGDKPLSMNIIRMLRGRHQIIIGNRYVIQYTAKQLAVSDQIKYAGAMPEKINLYVAFNQDKLSKMHQFDLGVKTLKTTGEYQQILDKYQITSDYNQSTLNNNVQ is encoded by the coding sequence ATGGCTAAAATATCGCCCATCATCACCGAGGCCTATATGTTAATAACGGTTATATTAAGAACAGCTTTTATATTGATAATATGTTGTTTTCCAGTTTCCGCAAAGACTATCCATATTGCCTCTGATGTGTGGTGTCCTTATATCTGTGACACTCAACCAGGTTATTTAGTTGAAATTGTACAGCGCGCTTTTGAAACCCAAGGTGAACACGTTATTTTTGTGCCCATGCCGTTTAACCGTGCATTAAAAGAAGCGCAAGCAGGTCATATTGACGCCGTCTTGGCGGTATCAAAAAGTATCGCAATCGAACAAAGTTTATTAACAGGGGAAACCATCGTAGGTGAGATAAGTAATGATTTTTTTACTGTTCACAATAATCCCTGGATATACGAAAAATTGAGCGACCTTTCATCACAATCTATCGCGGTCATTAAGGGGTACGATTACGGCGAAGTATTAGCATCTTATTTATCCAATAATCAACAAGTGTATTGGGCTGTTGGCGACAAACCGTTGTCGATGAATATTATAAGAATGCTCAGAGGGAGGCATCAGATTATTATTGGTAATCGATATGTGATTCAATACACTGCTAAGCAATTAGCAGTGTCTGACCAAATAAAATATGCTGGTGCTATGCCTGAAAAAATCAATTTATATGTAGCCTTTAATCAGGATAAACTGAGTAAAATGCACCAGTTTGATCTCGGTGTAAAGACACTTAAAACAACAGGAGAATATCAACAAATTCTCGATAAATACCAGATAACCTCTGATTACAATCAATCGACTTTAAACAACAATGTTCAATAG
- a CDS encoding NAD(P)H-quinone oxidoreductase, whose product MLQNKTIQQVVFDQPGDAHVMQLGSGTLGPLLSGQVCIKVHAAGVNGPDIKQRMGAYPAPEGASPILGLEVAGVIIAKADDVTQWKIGDRVCALVPGGGYAEQVNTFAAHCLPIPTDWSFIQAAALPETFFTVWGNVFMRAGLKAGETVLVHGGSGGIGSTAIKLASQLGATVFATSGTDDKCQFCLSQGAKHAINYNNQSFTESILALTNHQGIDVVVDIAGGDFINENLKVLAVDGRMVSIAMQRGPKATVDIFRLMAKRIVWTGSTLRPQSVGAKAQIAAELKQHVWPLLDSGQLIPAIDRVFAFNEVVQAHQYMESGMHKGKIVLSLCD is encoded by the coding sequence ATGCTTCAGAATAAAACAATACAGCAGGTGGTATTTGATCAACCCGGTGATGCTCATGTTATGCAGCTGGGAAGCGGTACTCTAGGGCCTTTACTGTCAGGTCAAGTTTGTATAAAAGTACATGCTGCAGGCGTTAATGGCCCCGACATTAAGCAACGTATGGGAGCTTATCCTGCACCTGAAGGGGCAAGTCCTATTCTTGGTTTAGAAGTGGCCGGAGTGATCATTGCCAAAGCAGATGATGTTACCCAGTGGAAGATTGGTGATAGAGTCTGTGCCCTAGTGCCTGGTGGTGGCTATGCAGAACAGGTCAATACCTTTGCTGCACATTGTTTACCTATTCCAACCGACTGGAGTTTTATTCAAGCAGCGGCATTGCCTGAGACATTTTTTACGGTGTGGGGCAATGTGTTTATGCGGGCTGGATTAAAAGCGGGTGAAACAGTGTTAGTACATGGAGGTTCAGGCGGTATTGGTAGCACGGCGATTAAGCTTGCCAGTCAGCTTGGTGCCACTGTTTTTGCCACTTCAGGGACAGATGATAAATGTCAGTTTTGTCTTAGTCAGGGGGCAAAGCATGCGATTAATTATAATAACCAGTCTTTTACTGAGTCCATTCTAGCGCTGACTAACCATCAAGGTATTGATGTCGTCGTCGATATTGCCGGTGGTGATTTTATTAATGAAAATTTAAAAGTCCTCGCAGTGGATGGACGAATGGTATCCATTGCGATGCAAAGAGGGCCTAAAGCAACGGTTGATATTTTCAGGTTAATGGCAAAACGTATTGTATGGACTGGATCAACGTTACGGCCGCAAAGTGTGGGGGCAAAAGCGCAGATTGCAGCAGAGTTAAAGCAGCATGTTTGGCCGCTACTTGACAGTGGTCAACTTATTCCAGCCATTGACAGAGTGTTTGCTTTCAATGAGGTGGTTCAAGCTCATCAGTACATGGAGTCGGGAATGCATAAAGGAAAAATAGTTTTAAGCCTGTGTGATTAA
- a CDS encoding bifunctional diguanylate cyclase/phosphodiesterase has product MTLFRQIYALLFVLFLLTIASLAYVQFNETQSFLAKQMESDLNNTSNSLGLMLVPALEAGDYATTETLVNVLFEGGYYQQIKLTWLVDGKQQVWNNAIRVQNVPQWFIDLEIFKPIAKESIITSGWLQLAKIEITAHPGFGYQEMWRIITNTIIIFSLLFLIAIIFARVGLGMILKPLHSLSVHAQKIANRQFGPDMPTPKTTELKELVQAFNSMSSQLKQVFNSLDEEVSALRKKNLVDQVSNLPNRQYMVSRINGWLSEPSSGALFLVKMDWLEDVHSQYGYQVRDETIKLLANKLHFNLDPICPSVIARIAAYEFAFLIEESEHEQISKYLQSLIRTINKEVSKAGCNPNEKFNIGIAERLGQMTVSDILAQADNALQKSIKEHKIFHWYENTQQQLFSRDEWRQKLTHAINNNQFQFRWQPILLNENNEVCQRELYCQLTLDNNVLHAGQFMPFVEMLSLGTMLDRCLIETVNSHHLFDRNFEPVAINLTYQSIGDREFHLWIKKFLRNHKTPERICFEIPEASVYSDLSSCEHLCNIIRDCGAHFGIDHFGRQFGSMAYLQNLRPSYVKLDQSFAFIEENQHNSELCRALVNVAKGLDIQVIVTGIQENKQLSRFNDLRLDAHQGYIVPPVDIKLS; this is encoded by the coding sequence ATGACCCTGTTCCGACAGATTTATGCGTTACTTTTCGTACTATTCTTGCTCACAATAGCCAGTTTAGCTTACGTGCAATTTAACGAGACTCAGAGCTTTCTCGCCAAGCAAATGGAGTCAGACCTGAATAACACCAGTAACTCATTAGGGCTAATGCTTGTACCAGCTTTAGAAGCAGGTGACTATGCCACAACAGAAACCTTAGTTAATGTCTTATTTGAAGGTGGGTATTATCAACAAATTAAGCTTACTTGGTTAGTCGATGGTAAACAGCAAGTTTGGAATAATGCCATTCGCGTACAAAATGTGCCCCAATGGTTTATTGACCTTGAAATTTTTAAACCTATCGCAAAAGAAAGTATTATCACCTCCGGCTGGTTACAGCTCGCTAAAATTGAAATTACTGCGCACCCAGGGTTTGGTTACCAAGAAATGTGGCGGATAATAACCAATACCATCATTATTTTTTCACTTTTATTCTTAATCGCTATTATCTTTGCCCGTGTTGGTCTTGGGATGATCTTAAAACCACTACACTCGTTATCAGTGCATGCGCAAAAAATTGCCAATCGCCAATTTGGCCCTGATATGCCAACGCCTAAAACCACAGAGTTAAAAGAGTTGGTTCAAGCATTTAACAGTATGTCGAGCCAACTTAAGCAGGTGTTTAATTCACTAGACGAAGAAGTCTCTGCTTTACGCAAGAAAAACTTAGTTGATCAAGTATCTAATCTGCCTAACCGTCAATATATGGTAAGCCGTATTAATGGTTGGCTCAGTGAACCTAGTTCAGGTGCATTATTCTTAGTTAAGATGGACTGGCTTGAAGATGTGCATAGCCAGTATGGTTATCAAGTAAGAGATGAAACCATTAAGCTACTTGCCAACAAATTGCATTTCAATTTGGATCCAATCTGCCCTTCTGTCATTGCCCGTATAGCAGCATATGAGTTCGCCTTCTTAATTGAGGAAAGTGAACACGAACAAATCAGTAAATATTTACAGAGTTTGATCCGGACTATTAATAAAGAAGTGTCGAAAGCAGGCTGCAATCCCAATGAAAAATTCAATATTGGTATTGCTGAGCGTTTAGGTCAAATGACGGTATCGGACATACTGGCTCAAGCTGACAATGCATTACAAAAATCGATTAAAGAGCATAAAATCTTTCATTGGTATGAAAATACACAACAGCAATTATTCAGCCGTGATGAGTGGCGACAAAAGCTCACCCATGCTATCAATAACAATCAGTTCCAATTCCGTTGGCAACCCATATTACTAAATGAAAACAATGAAGTGTGTCAGCGCGAATTGTATTGCCAACTCACATTAGATAACAATGTGTTGCATGCAGGTCAATTTATGCCTTTTGTGGAAATGTTATCACTAGGCACTATGTTAGATCGCTGCTTAATTGAAACAGTTAATAGTCATCATTTATTTGACCGTAATTTTGAACCTGTAGCCATCAACCTAACTTATCAAAGTATTGGTGATCGCGAGTTTCATCTTTGGATTAAGAAGTTTCTTAGAAATCATAAAACACCTGAACGTATTTGTTTTGAGATCCCTGAAGCAAGTGTGTATAGCGATTTAAGCTCATGTGAACACTTGTGTAATATTATTCGTGATTGTGGTGCCCATTTTGGAATTGACCATTTCGGCCGCCAGTTCGGTTCCATGGCCTATTTACAAAACTTAAGACCTAGCTATGTAAAATTGGATCAATCCTTTGCCTTTATTGAAGAGAACCAACACAACAGTGAACTGTGTCGTGCTTTAGTTAATGTGGCTAAAGGGCTAGATATTCAAGTTATTGTGACGGGTATTCAAGAGAATAAGCAGCTCAGCCGCTTCAATGATTTACGTTTAGATGCACACCAAGGCTATATCGTCCCACCTGTGGATATCAAGCTTAGTTAA